The region AAATCAAGCTGCCCAAGGCTGTTGACGCGGCGTTCACGCGCGCGGCCGATCCCGCGTTGGCCGAGCTCCGCGAGTCGATTCGCAGCTTTGAGATTACCCAGGGGGCGGTGCTCGAGCAGGAACTGTTCACGCAGCGCACGCGCCTGGCCGAGGCAGGCCGTACCTTCCACAGCAAAGTCACGAAGGCCGCCTTGGAGAGCCAGCGTGCACATTGCATCGGCGAAGATCACGTCGACGTTGCGTTGCCTGGACGATCTGCGCCCCACAGCGCTCAAAGTCCGCGATTTGCGCATCTTCCCCGGTGGCTATGCGCCCGTTATGGGGATAGAGCACGGCCGTCGCTTGGTGAAGTCCATGCGCTACCAGTGCCGATCGGCCGGCAAGCCTGCCAACTACGACACCCGCATCCCGGGAAACTGCAACGCGAGACGAGATAAACTTGAAGGCTTCTGGCAAGGCCAGTTCGGCGTCATGCATGGCGTGATTCAAGCGCGGGGCTGATGGGCCGGGCACTTCGAAGAATATCGGCCCGTGACGTTTTCCCAACGTGTTTTGCTATTTATGCGTATGACATTATTTACTAGCGCCGTGACATTCCATTCACATTCGTGTATACTTCACGTAACAACTAACCCTCAACCGTCCGTGTGGCTTGACCATCTGATGTGAGGGAGAAAAAGCCGGCGCAAGCCGGTTTTTTCATTTCTGGAGACGGGGCATGCAGCTGGAAGGGCGAGCGCGTCGCTTGCGGACGAGGGTCTACATCGACGGCTACAACTTCTATTATGGCTGCTTAGAGCCGGTTTACGATCTCCTGAGCAGCAGTGCCAAAAAGGCGAGATGGACAAACTGCAAGCTGGTGTTGAGCAAACGCTCACAGTTCTTCCATAAGCGCCGGTTCTTCTCCAGCCAGGCGAAACTGCGCTCGACGACCCAACGCTGCGGCAGGACCTTGAAAGTATGCAGTTCGCTGCGTTTGGCGATCTGCACCGTGACCCGCTCGCCCAAGATCTCGCGCACGCCCTGCGCGAAGGGTTCGCCCACGTAACCGCCATCGACCAGCACACTTTGCACCTGTCCCAAGCGAGGCTTGCCGTGCTCGAACGCCAGCAACGCTCCTTTGCGATCGGTCACCTCGGCAGTGGTTACCGCCACGGCGTGCGGCAAGCCCTGCGTGTCTACGGCAATATGACGCTTGATGCCCGACACCTTCTTGCCCGCGTCATAACCCTTATGCGCTGCCGTGTCAGTGTTCTTCACGCTCTGCGCGTCCACGATCAAGAACGTCGTGCTGGCGCTGCGTCCCTGTCTTGTGCGCGCCGCGCCAACCTGATTTTTTGAGTGCCTGCTCCAGCACGCTCACGCCGTGCTGGTCAGGCTGACTCCATTTGCTGAAATACGCGTAGACGGTTTGCCACTTGGGAAACTCGCTGGGCAAGAAGCGCCATTGGCAACCTGTACGCAACAGATACAGCACCGCGCAAAACACCTCGTACAAGTCCACCGTCGTGGGCTTCGTGCGCCGGCGCACGCTGCGCAACAGCGGCTCGATCTCCGAGAACTTCTCTCGGCTTATGTCACTCGCGTATTTCTTTCTCGTCATCCTCGAATTATCAGGGATGACCAGAAGATCGCAAACACGTTCTTAGGAGTTTTGCCACACGCTGCACTCGCGCAAAAAACGCTGGTGAGTGCGCTCGTGAAAGCCCCACCTAACCGAGACCCGATGAGCGCGGCTGACGTCCCTCTCCTACCCTCCCGCCCCCACCTGACGCGTCGGATCGCGGCGAGAACAGCTGGCGCGATCCGAATACCCTACGTTCTATTTGGTGCATGGAGTTGACCCTGTAAAACCGGACACACCATCGCGCACAATGTCGCCGCTGTGGCCTGCTGTCGTCGCCGCACAGCTCATCGCTTCTCGGTCGCAGCAATCCAGCGCAAACGTCACACGCAGCGGCTCGCCGTTGTCGCAGCGGAACTCGAAGCCGTCCGAGCACCATCGCTGATTGCTGCGCGCGACGGCCACTTTGCCATCATGTCGACGGTGGGCTCGCGGCGCAATCGGTCGGCGCTGTGTCAGCAGCCCATGCGTTCGCATGATGCGATAAATGCGCTTGGCATTGAACGGCGCCAGTCCAACTGCAACGCGCTCGTTGCGCAACGTGCCCCAAACCCGCCGGTAGCCATAGCTGGGCAAATTGCCGACGACACGGCGGATTTCCTCGACTACAGTTTCGTTGTCGGTCGGCCTTGATTGCCGGCCATCGCGCCACGTCGCCGGACGCGACAGTCGTGCCGATACGTTCGAGCGCGACACGCCGAGAACTTCACAGACCAGTTTCACTGGCCGTCCTCCGGCAGCAAGGGCGAGTGCGCTATCCATTTTTTTGCTCGGCTGTATTCAACTGCTTCCCGGAGAATCTCGTTCTCCATTGTTTTTTTGCCGAGCATCCGTTGCAGCTCGCGAATCTGCCTGAGCGCATCAGCCAACTCCGATGCCGGAACCACTTCTTCGCCAGCCTTGACCGCTGACAGGCTACCGTCCTGGTACAGCTTGCGCCAGTGGAATAGCTGGTTCGGGTTCACGCCGTAATGGCGCGCGACCATTGAAACCGATTTTCCCGGTTCGAAACTCTCGCGAACCATCGACAGTTTCTGCTCCGCCGTCCAGCGACGCCGGCGCTCTGGGCCCGTCAACACTTCCATCACTTCCTGCTTGGTGTTAGTCAAAAACACAGTCTTATGCCTACCCGTTATTGTAAGTGGGTCGTTGTGTCCGGTGTTTCATGGGGCCGCTCCAG is a window of Pandoraea faecigallinarum DNA encoding:
- a CDS encoding IS5 family transposase (programmed frameshift), which gives rise to MTRKKYASDISREKFSEIEPLLRSVRRRTKPTTVDLYEVFCAVLYLLRTGCQWRFLPSEFPKWQTVYAYFSKWSQPDQHGVSVLEQALKKSQVGAARTRQGRSASTTFLIVDAQSVKNTDTAAHKGYDAGKKVSGIKRHIAVDTQGLPHAVAVTTAEVTDRKGALLAFEHGKPRLGQVQSVLVDGGYVGEPFAQGVREILGERVTVQIAKRSELHTFKVLPQRWVVERSFAWLEKNRRLWKNCERLLNTSLQFVHLAFLALLLRRS